Proteins found in one Microcella daejeonensis genomic segment:
- the moaCB gene encoding bifunctional molybdenum cofactor biosynthesis protein MoaC/MoaB — MNDRPGLSHLDSDGRARMVDVGAKPVTARVATASARYRTRPDVIALVRGDGLPKADVLATARLAGIGGAKRTSELIPLCHPLPLDAVSVDFVLERSSILITATARTTGRTGVEMEALTAVAVAGLTLHDMVKAVDAHGSLTEVRLEAKTGGRSGDWMRDPEPVDEAAPTTAVDGATPAAAAVRARTAAVLVSSTRAAAGTRPDETGPLIAAWFAEHGCAVDGVTVVADAVIGDALDAALATAPAVIVVTGGTGVGPDDRTPEAIAARIDTALPGIAEAVRARGLAATPTAALSRGVAGIARGTVVIALPGSTGGVRDGLTVLDGLLDHLLDQLAGGDHG; from the coding sequence GTGAACGATCGACCCGGCCTCAGCCACCTCGACTCCGACGGCAGGGCCCGCATGGTCGACGTCGGGGCCAAGCCCGTGACCGCGCGCGTCGCCACGGCGAGCGCCCGCTACCGCACCCGCCCCGACGTGATCGCACTCGTGCGCGGCGACGGGCTGCCGAAGGCCGACGTGCTCGCCACCGCCCGGCTCGCCGGCATCGGCGGGGCGAAGCGCACGAGCGAGCTCATCCCGCTGTGCCATCCGCTGCCCCTCGACGCGGTGTCGGTCGACTTCGTGCTCGAGCGGTCGAGCATCCTCATCACGGCCACGGCCCGCACGACCGGCCGCACGGGCGTCGAGATGGAGGCCCTCACGGCCGTCGCCGTCGCCGGCCTCACCCTGCACGACATGGTCAAGGCGGTGGATGCGCACGGCTCGCTCACCGAGGTGCGCCTCGAGGCGAAGACCGGCGGGCGCAGCGGCGACTGGATGCGCGACCCCGAGCCCGTCGACGAGGCGGCCCCGACGACCGCCGTCGACGGCGCGACTCCGGCGGCCGCCGCCGTCCGGGCGCGCACCGCGGCCGTGCTCGTCTCCTCGACCCGCGCCGCCGCGGGCACCCGCCCCGACGAGACCGGACCGCTCATCGCCGCCTGGTTCGCCGAGCACGGCTGCGCCGTCGACGGCGTGACCGTCGTGGCCGACGCAGTGATCGGCGACGCGCTCGATGCCGCGCTCGCCACCGCCCCTGCCGTCATCGTGGTGACCGGCGGCACGGGCGTCGGGCCCGACGACCGCACACCCGAGGCCATCGCCGCGCGCATCGACACCGCGCTGCCCGGCATCGCCGAGGCCGTGCGCGCCCGCGGTCTCGCCGCCACCCCCACCGCGGCACTCAGCCGCGGCGTCGCGGGCATCGCGCGCGGCACCGTCGTGATCGCCCTCCCCGGCTCGACCGGCGGGGTGCGCGACGGGCTCACCGTGCTCGACGGCCTGCTCGACCACCTCCTCGACCAGCTCGCCGGCGGCGACCATGGCTGA
- a CDS encoding molybdenum cofactor biosynthesis protein MoaE: MADPTVDRLGSQTVGTSEPEPAGDRVLARVTAEPLDAAAVEAWVATRADGAVVTFRGVVRDHDHGQAVTGLEYQAHPEAEALLAQTCARASARTGLRIAAAHRVGPLAIGDLALVAAVASPHRADSFAALAALIDAIKSEVPIWKRQHLADGATEWVGL; encoded by the coding sequence ATGGCTGATCCGACGGTCGACCGCCTCGGCTCTCAGACCGTCGGCACGAGCGAGCCCGAGCCCGCCGGTGACCGCGTGCTCGCCCGGGTGACGGCCGAGCCGCTCGACGCCGCCGCGGTCGAGGCCTGGGTCGCCACGCGCGCCGACGGAGCGGTCGTGACCTTCCGCGGCGTCGTGCGCGACCACGACCACGGCCAGGCCGTGACCGGGCTCGAGTACCAGGCGCATCCCGAGGCCGAGGCCCTGCTCGCGCAGACCTGCGCCCGGGCGAGCGCGCGCACGGGCCTGCGCATCGCCGCCGCGCACCGCGTCGGCCCGCTCGCCATCGGCGACCTCGCGCTCGTCGCCGCGGTCGCCTCCCCGCACCGCGCCGACTCCTTCGCCGCCCTCGCCGCGCTCATCGACGCGATCAAGTCCGAGGTGCCGATCTGGAAGCGCCAGCACCTGGCCGACGGCGCGACGGAGTGGGTCGGGCTCTAG
- the moaA gene encoding GTP 3',8-cyclase MoaA, translating to MSAIGLGMPGLRRTPPGPPGTADRPATSALVDRFGRTARDLRISVTTACSLRCTYCMPEQGLPVVPTGRLLTADEIARLVRIAVDELGVVDVRFTGGEPLLRPDLVDIIAQSARVAGTASISLTTNGIGLERRIDALRDAGLTRVNISLDTVDRDHFARLTRRDRLPAVLRGIEGARRAGLTPLKINAVLMRDTLAGAADLLAWSLEHGVELRFIEQMPLDADEAWVRENMVDAAELVATLAPRFALSDPHRDDPHAPAESWLVDGGPARVGIIASVTRSFCSACDRTRLTAEGTVRSCLFGDDELDLRGRLRAGADDAELADLWRAAMWGKQAGHGMEREGFRRPIRTMGAIGG from the coding sequence ATGTCAGCGATCGGCCTCGGGATGCCCGGCCTGCGCCGCACCCCGCCCGGGCCGCCCGGCACCGCCGACCGGCCCGCGACGTCGGCGCTCGTCGACCGCTTCGGCCGCACCGCCCGCGACCTGCGCATCTCGGTGACGACGGCCTGCTCGCTGCGCTGCACGTACTGCATGCCGGAGCAGGGTCTGCCCGTCGTCCCGACGGGCCGGTTGCTCACCGCCGACGAGATCGCCCGGCTCGTGCGCATCGCCGTCGACGAGCTCGGCGTGGTCGACGTGCGCTTCACCGGCGGCGAGCCCCTGCTGCGCCCCGATCTCGTCGACATCATCGCGCAGAGCGCCCGAGTGGCTGGCACCGCCTCGATCTCGCTCACGACCAACGGCATCGGGCTCGAGCGGCGCATCGACGCCCTGCGCGACGCGGGTCTGACGCGCGTCAACATCTCGCTCGACACGGTCGACCGCGACCACTTCGCCCGGCTGACGCGGCGCGATCGCCTGCCGGCCGTGCTGCGCGGCATCGAGGGTGCGCGCCGCGCCGGGCTCACCCCGCTGAAGATCAACGCCGTGCTCATGCGCGACACGCTCGCGGGGGCCGCCGACCTCCTCGCGTGGTCCCTCGAGCACGGGGTCGAGCTGCGGTTCATCGAGCAGATGCCCCTCGACGCCGACGAGGCGTGGGTGCGCGAGAACATGGTGGACGCCGCCGAGCTCGTCGCCACCCTCGCTCCGCGCTTCGCGCTCAGCGATCCGCACCGCGACGACCCGCACGCCCCGGCCGAGTCGTGGCTCGTCGACGGCGGCCCGGCCCGGGTCGGCATCATCGCCTCGGTCACGCGGTCGTTCTGCTCGGCCTGCGACCGCACGCGCCTCACCGCCGAGGGCACCGTGCGCTCCTGCCTCTTCGGCGACGACGAGCTCGATCTGCGCGGCCGACTGCGGGCGGGCGCCGACGACGCCGAGCTCGCCGATCTCTGGCGCGCGGCGATGTGGGGCAAGCAGGCGGGGCACGGCATGGAGCGCGAGGGCTTCCGTCGTCCGATCCGAACGATGGGAGCCATCGGTGGCTGA
- a CDS encoding MoaD/ThiS family protein: MAELRLRYFAAAAEAAGCEEETLLGEEAAALTTVGAVRAHLVARYGPAMGHVLAQGSFLVDGVVRREDAHPLAIGTGARIDVLPPFAGG; this comes from the coding sequence GTGGCTGAGCTGCGACTGCGCTACTTCGCCGCGGCGGCGGAGGCCGCGGGCTGCGAGGAGGAGACGCTGCTCGGCGAGGAGGCCGCCGCCCTGACGACGGTCGGGGCCGTGCGCGCGCACCTCGTCGCCCGCTACGGCCCGGCGATGGGTCACGTGCTGGCGCAGGGGTCGTTCCTCGTCGACGGCGTCGTGCGGCGCGAGGACGCGCATCCCCTCGCCATCGGGACCGGTGCGCGCATCGACGTGCTGCCGCCCTTCGCGGGGGGATGA
- a CDS encoding molybdopterin molybdotransferase MoeA, with the protein MSQPPAPAEHPVDGPSPRRSVEEHRRAVAALLASAPASPAETVPLSAALGRVTAVAIASPVDLPLFRNSQMDGYAVRAADVAAARAGAVVELPVVGVIAAAAGEVAPLPPGTAARIMTGAPVPAGADAIVPVEDTAAGADPTTVVVRRARGVGEYVRERGDDLRAGTELLAAGIRLSSRHIAALAAAGIGQVAVRPRARVAVITTGAELVAPGTAPGPGQVHDANGPALAAAVTEAGAIVSVQSRVSDDPEALREVLDAAAAVSDVILTCGGISKGDFEVVRAVLEPLGAWVGSVAMQPGGPQATAVHRGVPVVCAPGNPVSAQLSFELFVAPPLREAAGLPAAARERRTLTRELRSLPGVVQLLRARAVDGGRIEPVAGPGSHLVAAMARADRIIEVPAEIDRLDAGDEVRAWVL; encoded by the coding sequence ATGAGCCAGCCCCCCGCTCCCGCCGAGCATCCCGTCGACGGGCCGTCGCCGCGCCGCAGCGTCGAGGAGCACCGTCGCGCCGTCGCCGCCCTGCTCGCCTCGGCGCCCGCCTCCCCGGCCGAGACCGTGCCGCTCTCCGCGGCGCTCGGGCGCGTGACCGCCGTCGCCATCGCGTCGCCCGTCGACCTGCCGCTGTTCCGCAACTCCCAGATGGACGGCTACGCCGTGCGCGCGGCCGACGTCGCGGCCGCCCGGGCCGGTGCCGTCGTCGAGCTCCCCGTCGTCGGGGTGATCGCGGCCGCCGCGGGCGAGGTCGCGCCCCTGCCCCCGGGCACCGCGGCGCGCATCATGACCGGGGCGCCCGTGCCCGCGGGCGCCGATGCGATCGTGCCGGTCGAGGACACCGCGGCGGGAGCGGATCCGACGACGGTCGTCGTACGCCGGGCCCGCGGCGTCGGCGAGTACGTGCGCGAGCGGGGGGACGATCTGCGCGCGGGCACCGAGCTGCTGGCGGCGGGCATCCGTCTGTCGTCCCGGCACATCGCGGCGCTCGCGGCGGCCGGCATCGGGCAGGTCGCCGTGCGACCCCGCGCACGGGTCGCGGTCATCACGACGGGGGCCGAGCTCGTCGCCCCCGGCACGGCTCCCGGCCCCGGGCAGGTGCACGACGCCAACGGCCCGGCCCTCGCGGCCGCGGTCACCGAGGCGGGCGCGATCGTGAGCGTGCAGAGCCGCGTCAGCGACGACCCCGAGGCGCTGCGGGAGGTGCTGGATGCCGCCGCCGCCGTGAGCGACGTCATCCTCACCTGCGGCGGCATCTCGAAGGGCGACTTCGAGGTGGTGCGCGCCGTGCTCGAACCGCTCGGGGCCTGGGTCGGATCGGTCGCCATGCAGCCCGGCGGCCCCCAGGCGACCGCCGTGCACCGGGGCGTGCCCGTCGTCTGCGCGCCGGGCAACCCCGTGAGCGCGCAGCTCTCGTTCGAGCTCTTCGTCGCTCCGCCGCTGCGCGAGGCCGCCGGCCTGCCCGCGGCGGCGCGCGAGCGGCGGACGCTCACGCGCGAGCTGCGCTCGCTGCCCGGCGTCGTGCAGCTGCTGCGCGCCCGCGCCGTCGACGGCGGCCGCATCGAGCCCGTCGCGGGCCCCGGCTCTCACCTGGTGGCGGCGATGGCCCGCGCCGATCGCATCATCGAGGTGCCGGCCGAGATCGACCGGCTGGACGCGGGCGACGAGGTGCGAGCATGGGTGCTGTGA
- a CDS encoding MOSC domain-containing protein, whose product MTDATATATRTIELVHLLASPLHRYEGRPGDGALPAVGEELHERLELREGLGIVGDRHFGHRAHADAAVTLLAMETVDELAERYALEPEAVARRARRNILTRGLDVDALRGAIIRLDTGHGEVVLRATRPANPCAWMDAELAPGAFRALRGRGGMRCAVLSSGVLRRGQATCTTTP is encoded by the coding sequence ATGACCGACGCGACCGCGACCGCGACCCGCACCATCGAGCTGGTGCACCTCCTCGCCTCCCCGCTGCACCGGTACGAGGGGCGACCCGGCGACGGGGCCCTGCCGGCCGTCGGCGAGGAGCTGCACGAGCGGCTCGAACTGCGCGAGGGCCTCGGCATCGTCGGCGACCGCCACTTCGGGCACCGCGCGCACGCCGATGCCGCCGTCACCCTGCTCGCGATGGAGACCGTCGACGAGCTCGCCGAGCGCTACGCCCTCGAGCCGGAGGCCGTCGCCCGGCGGGCGCGGCGCAACATCCTCACCCGCGGTCTCGACGTCGACGCGCTGCGCGGCGCGATCATCCGGCTCGACACGGGTCACGGCGAGGTCGTGCTGCGCGCCACGCGCCCCGCGAACCCCTGCGCATGGATGGATGCCGAGCTCGCGCCCGGCGCCTTCCGAGCCCTGCGGGGCCGCGGCGGCATGCGGTGCGCCGTGCTCTCGAGCGGCGTCCTCCGCCGCGGTCAGGCGACCTGCACGACCACGCCGTGA
- a CDS encoding molybdopterin-dependent oxidoreductase, which yields MTARARTVWAAVVGIVAAAAALASTELLALLLAPASSPVLAVGALAIDLAPPWLKDLMIALFGINDKLVLLLIVGLLVAVLAVIAGLLERRRPPWGAVTVGVVGMVALVAVLTRAEATGLWAVPTAVGFVVGVLVLRLLTARLQVWAEAPAAPPVATTAAPVASASGRSQGPFAPGVTATAAPPARTSPASRTPADVGRRGFLGMLTATAVGAAVVGLGSRAIASATAMAQRARDAIVLPAAATPAAPLANGTALDVPGITPLVTPNADFYRIDTALQVPAIDASQWRLRVTGLVEQEIEIGWDELAAMPLQESYVTLMCVSNEVGGDLTGNALWLGHPIRDVLAMARPLPEADMVLSRSQDGWTASTPLDVLTDPDRDALLAIGMNGEPLPLEHGFPVRMVVPGLYGFVSATKWVVELKVTRFDADLAYWSTRGWSERGPVKTHSRIDVPRSFSSVGQGTVAVAGIAWAQHTGIERVEVRVDGGPWAPARLADAISIDTWRQWVYEWEATPGSHMLEVRATDTAGMTQRSQQVPVAPDGAEGYHGVVVQVA from the coding sequence ATGACCGCACGCGCACGCACCGTCTGGGCCGCCGTCGTCGGCATCGTCGCCGCGGCCGCGGCGCTCGCGTCGACGGAGCTGCTCGCGCTCCTGCTCGCCCCGGCGAGCAGTCCGGTGCTCGCGGTCGGCGCCCTCGCGATCGACCTCGCGCCCCCGTGGCTCAAAGACCTGATGATCGCGCTGTTCGGCATCAACGACAAGCTCGTGCTGCTCCTCATCGTCGGCCTGCTCGTGGCCGTGCTCGCCGTCATCGCCGGCCTCCTCGAGCGCCGCCGCCCGCCGTGGGGCGCCGTGACGGTCGGCGTCGTCGGCATGGTCGCCCTCGTCGCCGTGCTCACCCGCGCAGAGGCGACCGGGCTCTGGGCCGTGCCGACCGCCGTGGGCTTCGTCGTCGGGGTGCTCGTGCTCCGCCTGCTCACCGCCCGGCTCCAGGTCTGGGCGGAGGCGCCCGCCGCCCCGCCCGTCGCAACGACCGCCGCCCCCGTCGCCTCGGCGTCGGGTCGCTCGCAGGGCCCGTTCGCCCCGGGCGTCACCGCCACGGCCGCGCCGCCCGCCCGCACGAGCCCCGCCTCCCGCACCCCCGCCGACGTCGGCCGCCGCGGGTTCCTCGGCATGCTCACCGCCACCGCCGTCGGTGCGGCCGTCGTCGGGCTCGGCTCGCGCGCGATCGCCTCCGCCACCGCGATGGCGCAGCGCGCCCGCGATGCGATCGTGCTGCCCGCCGCCGCGACCCCCGCCGCCCCGCTCGCGAACGGCACCGCGCTCGACGTGCCCGGCATCACGCCCCTCGTCACCCCGAACGCCGACTTCTACCGCATCGACACGGCGCTGCAGGTGCCGGCCATCGATGCGAGCCAGTGGCGCCTGCGCGTCACCGGCCTCGTCGAGCAGGAGATCGAGATCGGCTGGGACGAGCTCGCCGCGATGCCGCTGCAGGAGTCGTACGTGACCCTCATGTGCGTCTCGAACGAGGTCGGCGGCGACCTCACCGGCAACGCGCTCTGGCTCGGCCACCCCATCCGCGACGTGCTCGCGATGGCGCGCCCGCTGCCCGAGGCCGACATGGTGCTCTCCCGCAGCCAGGACGGCTGGACGGCGAGCACGCCCCTCGACGTGCTGACCGACCCCGATCGGGATGCCCTGCTCGCGATCGGCATGAACGGCGAGCCCCTGCCGCTCGAGCACGGGTTCCCCGTGCGCATGGTCGTGCCGGGCCTCTACGGCTTCGTCTCCGCGACGAAGTGGGTCGTCGAGCTGAAGGTCACGCGCTTCGACGCCGACCTCGCCTACTGGAGCACGCGCGGCTGGTCGGAGCGCGGCCCCGTCAAGACGCACTCGCGCATCGACGTGCCGCGATCGTTCTCCTCCGTCGGCCAGGGCACGGTCGCGGTCGCGGGCATCGCCTGGGCGCAGCACACCGGCATCGAGCGCGTCGAGGTGCGGGTGGATGGGGGGCCGTGGGCCCCCGCCCGGCTCGCCGATGCCATCTCGATCGACACCTGGCGCCAGTGGGTCTACGAGTGGGAGGCGACGCCCGGGTCGCACATGCTCGAGGTGCGGGCCACCGACACGGCCGGCATGACGCAGCGCTCCCAGCAGGTGCCCGTGGCGCCCGACGGCGCCGAGGGGTATCACGGCGTGGTCGTGCAGGTCGCCTGA
- a CDS encoding ThiF family adenylyltransferase → MIDAALYARQLALPGFEPRSQQSLAAARVLVIGAGGLGSAVLPALAAAGVGTIGIIDDDVVERSNLHRQTVHTAADVGRRKVDSAAERLLALAPHAAVIRHVERFAGPTALALAGDYDLLVDGSDTFATRYLADDVAVLTGIPLVWGAVLAYGGQAGVGRLAGGPGYRDLFPSPPPPETVVDCARGGVLPTVCGVIGSIMATEVLKIITGIGSPLAGRVTTYDALTGGFRELAYEADPAAEPITGLIDYAVFCGLGPAGSSSAETDPDSDSDDGRDELTAPELAARLAAPGAAEEVQLVDVREEWEFAIGSIPGALLMPLGRLTDELAGLDPARPVIAYCHHGIRSRTALRLLHDAGFRAQHLAGGIEAWSVQVDPAVARY, encoded by the coding sequence GTGATCGATGCCGCCCTGTACGCGCGACAGCTCGCCCTGCCGGGCTTCGAGCCCCGCTCCCAGCAGAGTCTCGCCGCCGCGCGCGTGCTCGTCATCGGCGCCGGCGGGCTCGGCAGCGCCGTGCTGCCCGCCCTCGCGGCGGCCGGCGTCGGCACGATCGGCATCATCGACGACGACGTCGTCGAGCGATCCAACCTGCACCGTCAGACGGTGCACACCGCCGCCGACGTCGGGCGGCGGAAGGTCGACTCGGCGGCCGAGCGGCTTCTCGCGCTCGCGCCGCATGCGGCGGTCATCCGGCACGTCGAGCGGTTCGCGGGCCCGACCGCGCTCGCCCTCGCCGGCGACTACGACCTGCTCGTCGACGGCAGCGACACCTTCGCGACGCGCTACCTCGCCGACGACGTCGCCGTGCTCACGGGGATCCCCCTCGTGTGGGGCGCGGTGCTCGCCTACGGCGGGCAGGCGGGCGTCGGTCGCCTCGCGGGCGGCCCCGGCTACCGCGACCTGTTCCCGAGCCCTCCCCCGCCCGAGACGGTCGTCGACTGCGCGCGGGGCGGCGTGCTGCCCACGGTCTGCGGCGTCATCGGCTCGATCATGGCGACCGAGGTGCTCAAGATCATCACGGGCATCGGCAGCCCGCTCGCGGGACGGGTGACGACCTACGACGCGCTGACCGGCGGCTTCCGCGAGCTGGCCTACGAGGCCGACCCCGCAGCGGAGCCGATCACGGGGCTCATCGACTACGCGGTGTTCTGCGGACTCGGCCCGGCGGGCTCGTCATCGGCCGAGACCGATCCCGATTCCGATTCCGACGACGGCCGCGACGAGCTGACCGCGCCCGAGCTCGCCGCCCGCCTCGCCGCCCCCGGCGCCGCCGAGGAGGTGCAGCTCGTGGACGTGCGGGAGGAATGGGAGTTCGCGATCGGCAGCATCCCGGGCGCGCTCCTGATGCCCCTCGGCCGCCTGACGGACGAGCTCGCCGGGCTCGACCCGGCCCGGCCCGTCATCGCGTACTGCCACCACGGAATCCGCTCGCGCACGGCGCTGCGCCTGCTGCACGACGCCGGGTTCCGCGCGCAGCACCTCGCGGGGGGCATCGAGGCCTGGTCGGTGCAGGTCGATCCCGCGGTCGCCCGGTACTGA
- a CDS encoding DUF1353 domain-containing protein translates to MPFETVEGAPLDGVPLLYRMGREFQVTRPFAYRDPREGTVTRVPAHDTSRPPVEGNSTDFASVPPFLWGLIANYGPQTLPAILHDAMVEQARRAPEAERLPRRRVADDLFRIALIDNGIHLLRARVMWAAVSLESRWRHGGTAGRVLIAQVALGALALIAATVLGVLLSPWWMLGLALPAALAPLQRGSAPLVVAATYLGALYAPLVLGAFLAAHVEGLIALVVWLATGRRGPRPQAEPTIVWKDEYAPEGVSRW, encoded by the coding sequence ATGCCGTTCGAGACCGTGGAGGGGGCGCCGCTCGACGGCGTGCCGCTGCTCTACCGGATGGGCCGCGAGTTCCAGGTGACGCGCCCCTTCGCCTACCGCGACCCGCGCGAGGGCACCGTGACGCGCGTGCCGGCGCACGACACGAGCCGGCCGCCCGTCGAGGGCAACTCGACCGACTTCGCCTCGGTGCCGCCGTTCCTCTGGGGGCTCATCGCCAACTACGGGCCGCAGACCCTGCCAGCGATCCTGCACGACGCCATGGTCGAGCAGGCGCGGCGGGCCCCCGAGGCCGAGCGGCTGCCGCGGCGGCGGGTCGCCGACGACCTCTTCCGCATCGCGCTCATCGACAACGGCATCCACCTGCTGCGGGCGCGGGTCATGTGGGCGGCGGTGAGTCTCGAGAGCCGGTGGCGGCACGGCGGCACCGCGGGGCGGGTGCTCATCGCGCAGGTCGCCCTCGGCGCCCTCGCACTCATCGCGGCGACGGTGCTCGGCGTGCTCCTCTCCCCCTGGTGGATGCTCGGCCTCGCCCTCCCCGCCGCGCTCGCGCCCCTCCAGCGCGGGTCGGCGCCCCTCGTCGTCGCCGCCACCTACCTCGGCGCGCTCTACGCCCCGCTCGTGCTCGGAGCCTTCCTGGCCGCGCACGTCGAGGGCCTCATCGCGCTCGTTGTCTGGCTCGCGACCGGTCGCCGCGGCCCGCGCCCGCAGGCCGAGCCGACGATCGTCTGGAAGGACGAGTACGCGCCCGAGGGCGTCAGCCGATGGTGA